The Sphingopyxis fribergensis genome contains a region encoding:
- a CDS encoding conjugal transfer protein TraD: protein MRKPRDIDSELAALEAKAKTLKERRVRQLGELVIATGADALDADILAGALLGAVAMKDAGAKEGWRKAGAAFFRSKERKSAPRSERQPDGTLPLDGGAASH from the coding sequence ATGCGTAAACCCCGCGATATCGATTCGGAACTCGCCGCGCTCGAAGCCAAGGCGAAGACCCTCAAGGAACGCCGCGTTCGTCAACTCGGTGAACTCGTCATTGCGACGGGCGCCGATGCGCTCGACGCCGACATCCTCGCCGGCGCATTGCTCGGCGCGGTTGCGATGAAAGACGCAGGCGCGAAGGAGGGCTGGCGCAAGGCGGGCGCCGCATTCTTTCGCAGCAAGGAACGCAAGTCTGCGCCGCGATCTGAACGCCAGCCGGACGGCACTCTACCGCTCGACGGCGGCGCGGCATCGCATTGA